caatagggggagagcaagtgggagaagggagtaagatgtatgtaaacctacatgtgacagactgattggaatggtaaatgttcacttgaagcttaataaaaatttaaaaaaaaaaaaaaaaaaaaaaccttatggagcacagttctactctgattcacatggggttgcaatgagtcataGTCTGcttgatgacaactgttttttcAGGCAGGATAGTGCTTGAAAGAGTGTGGGCTTTGGATCTTGCCTCTCTCTGCCCATTGTAGTGCATGTGACTATCTAGTGAACTAATTTCAAGCTCAGTATCTGGTACATTGGCTCCTGCAATAAAAGTTGGCTAAATGAATGAaactaagttctttttttttttttttttcaatattaattCCTTTTGAGGTAGTCCTGGCcttaaactaaataaaaattaacaatCTCTTTTAGACTCAGATTTTTCATTTGTAAGTTTGTGATTGGTGCATTCCCTTGTTTGTCTTTTCAAAGTTGAAAACACTTctacaatgtgtttttttttttttttaactgaattgtGTCTGTAGTGGGAACCTCTCTGTCAAGTTCAACTTCTGACTCCCAGTCGTTATCCCAAAGGTCATTACACAACAAGCTGAGTGTGATAGTGGAGAAGAGTGGCTATGTTGACTTCTCAAAACTGCTAGCCCACATGAGGCTTAAATTTGCGATTTTGACCAACTTTTGGTTGTTACAAAAAGATCAATTTTAACATCCAGTCAGTAATTACTTATAGCCCTgttattctaaatattttaattctttgtGTTACATTTTTGCTCAGAAACCTTATAGAATCATATTGTATGATgtcaaatttggaagatagctaagGTTATGGGTCATAAATATCCTGTGCTTGCTGCTATCTACTGGTGGACTCCTTTCCCACTAAAAGAAGCACCGGGTTCTTTGTCTGACTTTTGCGCCTTTATATATGCCTGCCACATGTTCCTTCCCAGACGTGCTTGCCACCAATCCTTCACAGAAACTCCCTTGTCCAAAAAGAATGTACTGCCAATCTGATTATTCTTAAACTTTGGCTCAACGTCTTCTCTTTCCAGACTACTCACCTTCACCTCTCTTCTTCCAAGCCTGTCTAATGCTGTCCATGATCCCAGATTCAGTCCTCACCTGAAATGCTTCTTAAATTCTCACTTGACTGATTTAGTTCCATAAAGTTCTTCTTTCTGGAAAAACTTACAATTTTAACTCAAGCTATACAGTATAATTGTATATATTGTATTTTCACGTGAAGTTTTTTAGTATCCTTAGCTGAATTGTGAACATTGTAATGGGAAGCAGCTTACATTATCCTTTTCTTTCTCGTTAGCATGCTTGTAACATGATTGGGCTCGAGGTAGGGTGTCAGTAATATTCTAAAAATATTGTAGTGGTATAGTACAAGTTTATCCTACCTTATAAAATTGTGTCTTTGAATAACATTATTTTTTTAAGACTATATAACTACATGGTACAACCCTGGAATTTTCTATATAACACAAAAGAAGTGTGGTCTTACCATTTTCCAGATTGTTAAGCCAATATAATAAGACAAAAGATGTTCTGTTAGGATCAAAAGTGTCTGGATAATCTACTAACTCATTGTAGAGTAAAGCCTTGCTACTCTGTGTGATTTCTAGGTCAGTTGCATCAGCATCCTTGAGAGCTTATTAGAAATGAAGAATCTCAGGCCTTGTCTCAGGCATCTGTAGTTTAACCCAATTCCAAGATGATTCGTAAGCATATGAAAATTAGTGAAGCAGAGAGCTTGACTTCATATTAAAGACCTGAGCTTCAAGCTCTACTTCATTATTTACTACTGGTTTACCTTGGTCAAATTCTCTCttctatatttgaaaaaaatggagatgataaaaaAATGATTATAATGTGTAAAGCATAGAATGGTAATATAGACACATCTATATGCATTTTTTtggtatatgcatgtatataaagTAAACATTATTATTGTGTATTCAGGTTGACTTAAACAAGTAAATTACAAAGATAAATTCTGAAAACACAGAATAAAACAAGTGAAGAAACTACGTAATGTTCTCCAAAGATTATCCATCATATACATGTAGAGCTGGTCTATGCAAAGATTTTGTCATTGGAGTAGTCAAACAAGATACTGAGAGTGGGCTGGAATATGAGATCAACAACTCAGACTGCTGTTGAACAGATGTCAAATTTCATTACATGTTATTCAGTTTATTATGATTAAATATCTCTAAACTTCCACTATTAAACTGACAGAAATAAGGTACCCAGTGCCAGGCATAGAGGGAGGtatgcataaaagacaaagttGCTTTGACATTTTGACCATCTGTGTTAATCACTGATTCAAAATTTCTGTCTTTGTTCATTTGTCACCACTACTTGCTTGTGGTACTGACAAAAGAAAGTCATATTGTAATCTATAATATTCCATTCCAGGGATTTAATCACTTCAACTCAGGAACTTGTCCTCAACAGCTGGAAAGGTTACTTCTGGACTTGATTCTGAACATAAGTAGATCTGTGTACATTGGCTATGGGACCTAAGTAACATTCCCAATTTCAATGTATTCTAGTCATGCACACTACTGGATAActggatgtcagagcttcaagcAAACATGCCTTCTATTCCATCCTAAAAAAATAATGATTGCTCGGGtgaattttaacatttttttctttgtgggcAATATTTTTATGTTAGATCTTACTTTGACGACCTGAAAACAGATGTCATGGGTAAGTTTAACCAGACATTTGTGAGAGAATTCGTTCTTCTGGGTCTTTCTGGGTACCCAAAACTTGAAATCATTTACTTTGTTCTAATTCTAGTGATGTATCTAATGATTCTAATTGGCAATAGTGTTCTCATCATAGCAAGCATCTTTGATTCCCATCTTCatacccccatgtacttcttcctgggCAACCTCTCTTTCCTGGATATCTGCTACACATCCTCCTCTGTTCCCTCAACATTGGTGAGCTTAATctcaaagaaaagaaacatttccTTCCCTGGATGTGCAGTGCAGATGTTCATTGGGTTTGCAATGGGATCAACAGAGTGTTTGCTCCTCGGCATGATGGCTTTTGATCGCTACgtggccatctgtaaccctcTGAGATGCTCCGTCATCATGCACAAGTTGGTGTATGTGCTGATGGCTTCTGTGTCATGGCTTTCtggtggaatcaactcaattgtGCAGTCAGCTCTTGCCATGCAATTGCcattctgtgggaaaaatattaTCAATCATTTCACATGTGAAATATTAGCTGTTCTCAAGCTCGCTTGTGCTGATATATCCCTTAACATTATCACCATGGTGGTATCAAATATAGCCTTCCTGGTTCTTCCACTGCtggttattttcttttcctaCATGTTCATCCTTTGCACCATCTTGAGGATGAACTCAGCCACAGGGAGAcgcaaggccttctccacctgctcaGCACACCTGACTGTAGTGATCATATTTTATGGTACCATCTTCTTTATGTATGCAAAGCCCAAGTCCCAAGACTTGCTTGAAGAGGACAAGCTGCAAGCATTAGACAAACTCATTTCCCTGTTTTATGGGGTAGTAACCCCCATGCTGAATCCTATAATCTATAGCTTGAGGAATAAGGATGTAAAAGCTGCCGTGAAATATCTGCTGAACCACAAACCTGTTTAATAAGAACCCTGGGATATGTCTGTTTTTGTGTAACAAGCACAAAGACAAACTCATAGGCAGATTTGTGAGAGCCTTCTTTGGGGAAACCATAATTAGAGACAGatattctttttctttgcctGTACGAGCACTGCTCTATAGTATTCTATACTGAAAACAGTAGCCTGCTATAAACTAAGCTTCCAGCATGCCTTTGTCTAGATCTCACAAAGACAGTGTATTCCATTAGAATCTTATCCCTTGTTGTATCTGAAATGAGCGTTCCTGATGTACTCTGTGGCAACATAGTGGGACAAAGTCAACATAAGCTTTGGAAGTAGAGAGGCAAGGGTCCAATTTCTGCTCTACCACACATAATTATGATattggatagttttttttttctaagctgtAGTTTCTTTGTACTTGTTTATTTATTACTTAAGTAATTTACTTGTAATTTGTGATAACAGCATAAATAAATCCTAGCTCCAGTGTTGTTGAAAGTCTCGGTAAGTTGGAGAAAACACCTAGGATAGTACcagtgtcataaaaaaaaaaagttttttttttttttatattgtcctACAATTTCAGAATTGAAGCTAAAACTCTAAATTGAGGACTAAACATACTACTTAACCCCACTTATTCTTCTGTGCTACTAAATATTAGAGCCAACTATCTCCCCCTGACAATCACCCTGTTCATATCAATCacactctcctttctcctccacatATCCATATAAAGATCTAGCCAGAGGAAGAAAGAATGATGGGAGTATTTTACATTACGGGGAGTGCACAATGAATGGTGAAAGGCAGTTTCCTTATTATTCCTGTGGAAGAATGGGAAAGttgttttttcccagtctttgccAAGTGAGGGGGTGTGGCAAGACAGTTTCTTGAGGGTTTGGATGCTTGCAAAGGAGAGGCTGTCATCTGGCTTGATGTGAGGAAGCCTGTTGAGCTCTAGAGTCTGCAGAACAGCAGAGGAGCTAGCCTAGAGGAGGGAGAAAGGTGGGTATATaaggacctaaaaaaaaaaacaaaaccaacccagACACATTTCACATCTGCCTAAGATGTTCTTATAGGCTCAGAAAGAGTGATGAAAGTAGTGAttgaagaaataaatatatttcttGTTATTCTCCAGTGAGTTGGAACTCCTCAGTAAATCTGTTGTAGCTTTTATCTTTTCTGTAGATTGCTTGTCTAGAGGGCCAAAGCTGAGCACAGAGTATGTTTGGGACATGCAATCCAATGTAAGCTATTTCTTAGCCCATTAAGACAGCTCTGGGTTTCGACTATTTTCCTACTCAATTTTCCTCTTTTCAACTGGTTTTAGAACCACAACGTGACCTTGTATCTCCTACCTGGGGACTTTGCTCTCTGCCAATCTACTTCCTTGGGGTTAACCCAGGTTTTTGCCTAAGTGCTCTGGTCACTAAAATTCTGCTGACCTGTCACTGACCCACCTAGACTATTGTCACTGCTGAGAACTTCCAGCTGCTGGTCCTTCTCCTCTGTGTTGGATCACATGGGGCATTGCTTTTAGTTCTATTCAGACAGGACATACCAAATACTGTGGATTATGACTTTTTGAACTTCTGGCACCCTTCCTGCCCTCTCGCCAAGGAGTCCTACATTTGCATCTGATACTTCTTTAATCCTCTTTAGCCTTTGAACAAGATTTTAGGCATATAAATGACTTCGTTTCTATTGTTTCAGCcaactttttagcactttaatttttttcccacaaTGTAAAGGGTGTCAGTGTCTTATATGCAGGTTTATATCAGGTTCGAACTCTTACcctgaaaattttattaaaatcctCTTTCCCTTGGCATTTAGAGGTGGGTGCAAATTGACCTAGGTATAGACAGATGTGCTCATATTAATCAATGACCAGAAAATTATCAGATTCAATAATAAGCTCCCCTCCCTAGCAGATtgggaaatccaaaagattaagtttattattttctgattaataaataaatatttttcaaaaattccaaaaatatcaaaaactataaagagaaAAAACATTGTTTTCACTATTACCACTTCCCAAAGATACCATTTTTAATATTTCTCTTACTAATTAGAAGTCATAGCATTCACTATGTTTTTGTATTGATTTATCATTCAGTGTACCATCAGCAATTGAGGattagagtttttctttttttttttaatgctgtatgCTTACGGTTTCACAGGATAAATTATGAGAAGTAAAATTAATCAAACAGgtgatatgaatcttttaaattttttgggTAAATTGCCCCCCAGAAAGATCATactacgcacacacacacacacgcacacacacacacacagacttatAAGCCTATCTTTTACCTATCTATATatccatacatacacatacacatttttctttaaaacattttttagaaGTTTTGAAATATTTAACAAAAGAGTGAGAATAATCAAATAAAACCCTGTGTACTAATCACACAATCATGCAGCTTAAATAATTACCTACACATAGCCAGTCTTCTTTCATCGTTACCTAAACCtacttgtatcctttctccagATTATTTTGAAGCAGATCCTGGAcataattacatcattatatatttttctatgttcatATATAATCTATGGACATATACTAAGTACCATCATCCACAGTGTATTCTTTGAGAATGCACTTCTGGAGCACATAAACTATGGTATAAATGATGCCCTCCCTAGCAGATCAACAGGACAGAGCTGGTGAGGACTGTCACTAGAGTCACTTGAATCAGGTAAAGGGAATCATTTCTTAGCTCCAATAGATTATGTCTATGAGATAATGCATGCTGTATGTTGACTGAGTTTGTACTTTTCAGAGGAAGCCATAAATTGGGAATTAAATGGTGTGGCAATTATACAGGATTGGGTAATTACAGAACTCATGAGATTCCAGAGTGTATACACAAGCCTGTTTAGAACGTCTTAGCCTATGTTAGTTTATACACCAAACATGCTGTTCCCATTAACTGTTATCGCTTGAGTTGAATTCGAGTAGATGTTTTGGACCCCAAATCTTGATTTCCTCACAACACTATCATATAGGCAGTAGTAACCTCCAACTATAGTTAGAGCATGTCAAAGAGTTTCCATAGGCTATGTTGACAAACACTGGACCTATCAGTGGTAAGTAGCTGAGCTCAGCAAGTCACCTTAAACTGACCCTCCTATCAGTTTACCAAGTATTCTTTACCTTGACTATTGGCCTCCATGTACAAAAACATGTTATATAGGCATTAGGGCACATGATATTTTGAATTTCAGCTTCAAATATAGAAGACTGTTTCTGGAGGCAAATAGCTTCACCGTTGTGGGTGGCATCTGTAATATATCTAAGAGGTAATATTCTCTTGCCGTTAGCCTCTCCTGTGATACCAAGGTGATAttagctttctctttttttttaattcatctttttattatgctttagtgaaagtttacaaatcaagtcagtctcctatacaaaaagttatacacgccttgctatgtactcctagctgttccccgcctaatgagacagcacgttgctcttctccaccctgtattccccatgtccattcaaccagctctgtcaccctctttcttctcatcttgcctccagaccgGAGTTgcaaacatagtctcatgtgtttgcttgagctgagaagctcacttcttaccagtatcattatctagcttatagtccagtccaatccctgtctggagagttggctttgggaataattccaatcttgggctaacaaagggtctggggaccatgagctccagggttcctctagtctcagtcagaccacacAAGAATTTGAAATCTGTATCCcactttctcctgctctatcaggggttctctgttgtgttccctatcagggcagtgatcagtggtagccaggcaccatctagttcttctggtctcagactaatggagtttctggtttatgtggccctttctgtctcttgggctcatctttaccatatgtctttggtgttcttcattctcctttgctccagatggtttGAGacaaattaatgcatcttagaatgccacttgctaacgtttaagacctcagacgcctctcaccaaagtaggatgcagaaagttttctttgtACATTTCGTTATGCCAATTGCCCGagctgtcccctgaaaacatggtccccaaacccctatcactgctattctggccttcaaagctttcagttgtattcaggaaacttcttttggtttagtcccattgtactgacctctcctgtattgtgtgctgtcttccccttcacctaaaatagttctagtctactatctaattagcaaatacctctctccctccctcctcaccctcgtaactatcgaagaatattttcttcggtgtttaaactttttctagagttcttataatagtggtctcatacaatatttgtcctttggcaactga
This DNA window, taken from Loxodonta africana isolate mLoxAfr1 chromosome 9, mLoxAfr1.hap2, whole genome shotgun sequence, encodes the following:
- the LOC100676024 gene encoding olfactory receptor 13C3, whose amino-acid sequence is MGKFNQTFVREFVLLGLSGYPKLEIIYFVLILVMYLMILIGNSVLIIASIFDSHLHTPMYFFLGNLSFLDICYTSSSVPSTLVSLISKKRNISFPGCAVQMFIGFAMGSTECLLLGMMAFDRYVAICNPLRCSVIMHKLVYVLMASVSWLSGGINSIVQSALAMQLPFCGKNIINHFTCEILAVLKLACADISLNIITMVVSNIAFLVLPLLVIFFSYMFILCTILRMNSATGRRKAFSTCSAHLTVVIIFYGTIFFMYAKPKSQDLLEEDKLQALDKLISLFYGVVTPMLNPIIYSLRNKDVKAAVKYLLNHKPV